CCTGATCCCCGCGAACACCAGCTCTGTGATCAGCACCCACGTGATGAACACTGCTGAGTAGTTGGTCCCGGAGGTTAACCCCACCACGCTCGCTGGCATCAACCGCACCACCTATAGACGTGCCAGCCGGATTCTGTGGGCAGTCAGGTTCCCGAATGATCGGACAGGTACCACAGCGCCCTCAAGCCGTCGAAGGATCACTCGTGTCCCACACCCCCCGTATGAGCCGTTCCACGTACCGCGTTCTGTCCTCCCTCGCCTTGCTGGCCCTGGCCGCCGGCGGCGTCACAGCCTGCGGCGACAATGCCCCGAGCCCCACGGCCTCGTCGTCCGCCACCTCGGCCGCCTCCCCGGGATCCGCCAAGGCGGCCGAAGCCAAGCTGCACATGGTCGACAACGGTGGTCATCGTCTGGCCTTCTACGTCACACAGGGCAACGGCTCGACCATCGTCCTGGACTCGGGCGGCGGTGAGTACTCCTCGCAGTGGAAGGACATCGCTCCCAAGGTGCACGCGGTCACCGGTGCCACCGTCATCACGTACGACCGGGCCGGTCTCGGCAAGAGCGACGTGGTGCCCGGCGCGTGGAAGGTCGAGAGCGCCGTCAGTGACCTCAGGGCGGGGCTCAAGAATCTGGGCGTCACCAAGGACGTGACCCTGGTGTCCCACTCCCAGGCCGGTGAGATCGCGAATTACCTCGCCCAGGACAACCCGGAGCTGCTGTCCGGTGCGGTGCTGGTCGACGCCAACCTCCCGCAGTTCTTCACGGACGAGGAGATCCCCCGTCTCGTAGCCGGGACTCAGCCGGAGGTCGACGCGGCGAAGAAGGATCCCGAGAAGCCGGAGAACCGTCAGCTCATCTCCACCGCGGAGGGTTTCGCCGCAGCACACCAGGCATTCCATAAGGTGGTGTGGCCGGACTCGGTGCCGGCGACAGTGATGGTTTCGGAGAAGACTCCGTTCGCCGGGTCTCCCGAGGACGCCCAGCGCTGGCGTGACGCCGCCGCCTCGTTCGCCCAGGAGGCACCGAACCGGACGCTCGTCACCGCCAAGGGCACTTCCCATGAGGTGCCGACGGACCGTCCCGACCTCGTGCTCAAGGAAATCGAAGCCGCGTTCGCCGCACACCACTGACCGCCGGGATCCGGTCTTCCCGCAGGTCCACAGTGGGCTCCTCCACGAATAGTGAGCAGAGCGACTCGTGAAGCTGCTGGTCACGGCCTGGTGGTTGCGGAATTCGAGATGCTGACACTGTGATCGCACCCGCAGGGCTGTGGCCAGTCCGTCGGTCAGCGAGCGACGGCCACCTCCTGCCCGTCCCCGTCCTGACGGACCTCAAGCGAACGTCTGACAAATGATCTACACGATAGGCAGCCGCCCACGACCAGCGTGAGTACCCCGAAAGACTGTCACACCAGCCCTTTGACCTGCGACTTCAAGTTGGAGGCTCAGTCCCTGCGGAGCCGGCCATTTGCTCGGACGCCACCTACGCCCGGCGATGTCAGCCTCGAACTGAGGCTGTTGAGCACAAACTGTCACAGGCGAAGGAGTCGCTCTACGAGCGGGTTGTCGATCGCACTTCAGGCGGAACGCATTAGACGGGAGGTTGTATAGATGGCACAACCCTGCGGCCCCAACCACACCTGTGACAGCCCGGCGGATCGCAACTCATTTGCACGATCGCTGTACCCGTGGCCACCACATGGCCACCGCTCCGAACCTGACAGGCCGAAGCTGTCCGGCAGTGTGGACAAATAGCCAGGTCACGGCCCTGCAAGCCGAAACGGCCACTTGGCACTCGATCCCAGACCTACGCATCGCGATGCGTCGACCACAGGTGCCGGTTTAGCCCGAGTTTCGGGTCAAGGAAAAGCAAAAGCCCCAGGTCACGGCGAGTGAGAGTCTGGGGCTTCTACAGAGCCGCCTTCGGGATTCGAACCCGAGACCTACGCATTACGAGCTCGCAAGATCGTTACCCCAGGCTTACCCAACTACCCCCGCTTTTCCCGTTCTTACAGGTCAAAAGGCCTGCGTCGTCCCGGCCCTTCACGATCATTCGCAGGGTTTCCCTCCCCTTCCGGCCCCAGGCTGGCCCCAGAAAGGGCCCGCCAGGGGGCGCTTGGGGTCCCAGCCGGAACGCGCGGCCAGGTCAGCGTCAGAGCTCGAAAGCGCCTCCAACGCACCGACCTTGCAACGCGAAGGGGCCCTACCCCGCTGGAGGGGTATGGCCTCCGGCCGTACCCCTTCCGTCCAAGCTGGACCACGTCCTTACTTCAGGTCCACGAGGTGGCACTGGGCTCCAGGACGGAGACGAAGGAGTGCAGCCAGCCCGGGACAAGCTGGGAGGCGGACTTCGCCGGCGAGACTGCGCGACGAGTCAGGCTGGCCATCTCACCACAACGGTGCGCGCCGCGCGGTCATATTTGCTCTGGTGATAAGTTCCCCGGTCCTTGAGCATCTGAGCGAGCAGAATCGCGCCAACCAGCAGGTTCAGCCCCGGAAAGGACATGAATGCCGCCCGGTCGAACTCCCTGATAAAGGTGTCCCTCCATGACGGCGGAAGGGTCCCGTCCGACCACAGACGGACCACCCGCAAGCCGAAGAGGCGCTTCCCGACGGTCGTGCCCCACCAATGCACGAGGGGAAGGAAATACAACAGCCCTCCTGCCGCGAACCCCACCGGCACAAGGATCACCAGCGCGGCACCGTCGCTGGCCGCCGCGGCGGCCATGAACCCGAGACACGCAAATATCGACGCAATCATCGTGTCCACCAGACGAGCCGCGATCCTGCGCCCGTTGGAAGCCAACACCAGCACCGGCCCGCCCGTCGCAGCCACCGCAGCCGTGTCGCGGGCATACGCCACCGCCGCCCCATCGGGGCGGGTCCCCCTCACCGGGTCCATAGCGGCCAGGTGTTCTCGGTACCAGTCCCGCCCCATCGCCCTGGCAACCGGGGCGGGAACCCTCTCCACACCGTCACGATTTACCACCGCCCGACCGCTCACTGGCGTTTCCTCCTGCACTGACGTCATTGACGCTGTCGGTACTGCTGACAAAGTTCAGCCTCGCGGTTCTCGGTAGACCGTTACACCGCAAACCAGCCCCGCCGAGCGCAGCTCGACGGGGCCCGATATTTGCGAATCGCTACCGTCACTCAGCGTGGCAGTTGAGACAACATCTGCGCGAGGCTGTCCGAGAACTCAGACATGTGCGATTCGGCGGCATATCTCACGGTGCAGGCGGCAGAGACCAGCTCCAGCGCCGAATAATCACCACTCGAAAGCATCTTCGCGCACATCCCTAGGGGAACTACGAAATCTGCTTGCGCACCATCCGATAGCGAATCGAGCGTGTCGTCTTCCCCTGCGAGAACCAGCTCCACGATCGAACTCAAAACTCCCACCGCCCTTGGAGCATCTACTCCACGGGCGAGCTCAATCATGTCTTCGTATTCGGCAAACCCGAATCGATTAACCTGGAGGTGCTCTCTGGCCACATCAACCACCTTCGAAACTGATTCCCTGATGCTGCAGCCTGGGCTGACAGACCAACGCACATGGACTCGCAGGCGTGCCGTGCGCGCCACCGGGCGGCGAATTAAGTCCCCGCACCTTTACCACTTCGAACGATCCCCCTTGGATCCCGGCCGCACCCTCGGCCGCCTCCGCCTGGATGAGGCACATCGTTTCAGCACATCCCGCATGGTAGCGACCCCCCTCAGGCGTGAACTGCCGCACGAGAGAGTCCACTTCTCCACCGGGAGCTGGCGTCAGGTCGTGACCCGAGTGACCAAAATAGGTTCGCCCTGACGGTGATGTGTATTTCGCTGCAAAGAAGGGGCCATCAGTTTTATTGAAGCCAGCACGCAGACTGTCGGCATAGTCACCTAGGTTGCAATTGTGAACCAGGACCGGTGTAGCCCCCGCCAGCACATAGTACGTATGCGTGACCGAGATCGTCAGGTCGTTGGTCAGGTGCTGGCCGTGCCAGATCCTGATCGCGGAAATGGTGACAGTGCGGCCCGAGGCGGTATGCAGTTGTATGCCTGGCTCGAGGTGGCCGGCGTCGATCCAGGCTCCCTCGGACTCGGCCCAGAACGGATGGGTCACCGTGGCCACGAGCTTCGACGACTTGTCTCCGTCACGGATCGTGATGGTGGCGAAGTCCTTGTCGTGCTTGGTGGTGATCAGCTTTTCGACGGTGCGTGACTGGCTCTTCCCCGTTTCCGGGTCGGTGGCCACGACCTTGTCGCCCTGCTTGATGTCCTTGATCTTCTTCTCGTGGCCGTCGGCCATGAGGACCTTGGTGGCAGGCAGGAAACTGTGGGTGCATTGGGCGGCGCCGCTGCGAGGTGCGGCCGTTTCGGCACGGTCTGCGCCGCTGGCCCCACCGGAGACTGCGGTCCCCTCCGCCGCGGTGTCCGCAGCCTTGGCCCCGGAACTCGTCGCTGCCTTGGCGGCGGAAGCTGTCTCGGTTCCCTCCGCCACAGCCGCCGCACCCGCCCCGGCGATGCCCGCTGCTCCCGCGACGACAGCCCCGCCCTCGCCGATGATGCCCACCGAGGCGCTCACCACAGCTCCGCCGAGGCTGCCCATCTCCGCACCCGCGGTGAAACCCTCCGCCCCCGCCAGCAGGACCGCTCCGCAGCCGCCCGCTGTCGCGACGACACAGGCA
This genomic interval from Streptomyces sp. B21-083 contains the following:
- a CDS encoding alpha/beta fold hydrolase; this translates as MSRSTYRVLSSLALLALAAGGVTACGDNAPSPTASSSATSAASPGSAKAAEAKLHMVDNGGHRLAFYVTQGNGSTIVLDSGGGEYSSQWKDIAPKVHAVTGATVITYDRAGLGKSDVVPGAWKVESAVSDLRAGLKNLGVTKDVTLVSHSQAGEIANYLAQDNPELLSGAVLVDANLPQFFTDEEIPRLVAGTQPEVDAAKKDPEKPENRQLISTAEGFAAAHQAFHKVVWPDSVPATVMVSEKTPFAGSPEDAQRWRDAAASFAQEAPNRTLVTAKGTSHEVPTDRPDLVLKEIEAAFAAHH
- a CDS encoding RDD family protein — its product is MAYARDTAAVAATGGPVLVLASNGRRIAARLVDTMIASIFACLGFMAAAAASDGAALVILVPVGFAAGGLLYFLPLVHWWGTTVGKRLFGLRVVRLWSDGTLPPSWRDTFIREFDRAAFMSFPGLNLLVGAILLAQMLKDRGTYHQSKYDRAARTVVVRWPA